The proteins below are encoded in one region of Dasypus novemcinctus isolate mDasNov1 chromosome 13, mDasNov1.1.hap2, whole genome shotgun sequence:
- the FCER1A gene encoding high affinity immunoglobulin epsilon receptor subunit alpha isoform X1 yields MPASMGGPALLWIALLLFFPNGMLAVTRNSIVSLDPPWNRIFVGEDVTLICNGDKSSEVNSTKWYHNGTISNVKTSSFDIVNATIENSGEYRCQNKNLKQSKPVHLEIFSDWLLLQASAEVVAVGKPILIRCHGWKNWNVFKVVYYKNGKALKYWYENHNISIAQAKLTDSGNYHCEGIIRQHKRASDALKITVKASENYHWLRTFVPFLVVILFIGDTGLLISTQKEFTSLLKIKRTRKGNRDPKEK; encoded by the exons ATGCCGGCTTCCATGGGAGGCCCTGCCCTGCTGTGGATAGCTTTGCTGCTGTTCT TTCCAAATGGCATGTTAGCAG TTACCCGGAATTCTATAGTATCCTTGGATCCCCCTTGGAATAGAATATTCGTAGGAGAGGATGTGACCCTTATATGTAATGGGGACAAATCCTCTGAAGTCAATTCTACTAAGTGGTACCACAATGGTACCATTTCAAATGTGAAAACTTCCAGCTTCGACATCGTGAATGCCACAATCGAGAACAGTGGAGAATATAGATGtcagaacaaaaatttaaaacaaagtaaaCCTGTACACCTGGAAATCTTCAGTG ACTGGCTGCTCCTTCAGGCCTCTGCTGAGGTGGTAGCAGTGGGCAAGCCCATTCTCATCAGGTGCCATGGTTGGAAGAATTGGAATGTCTTTAAAGTGGTCTACTACAAGAATGGCAAAGCCCTCAAGTACTGGTATGAGAACCACAATATCTCCATCGCCCAAGCTAAACTCACAGACAGTGGCAACTATCACTGTGAGGGCATTATAAGGCAGCATAAACGTGCCTCTGATGCTCTCAAAATTACTGTAAAAG CTTCCGAAAACTACCACTGGCTAAGAACTTTTGTTCCATTTCTGGTGGTGATTCTGTTTATTGGGGATACAGGGTTGCTTATCTCAACCCAGAAGGAGTTCACATCTCTCTTGAAGATTAAGAGGACCAGGAAAGGCAACCGAGACCCCAAAGAAAAATGA
- the FCER1A gene encoding high affinity immunoglobulin epsilon receptor subunit alpha isoform X2, which produces MPASMGGPALLWIALLLFFTRNSIVSLDPPWNRIFVGEDVTLICNGDKSSEVNSTKWYHNGTISNVKTSSFDIVNATIENSGEYRCQNKNLKQSKPVHLEIFSDWLLLQASAEVVAVGKPILIRCHGWKNWNVFKVVYYKNGKALKYWYENHNISIAQAKLTDSGNYHCEGIIRQHKRASDALKITVKASENYHWLRTFVPFLVVILFIGDTGLLISTQKEFTSLLKIKRTRKGNRDPKEK; this is translated from the exons ATGCCGGCTTCCATGGGAGGCCCTGCCCTGCTGTGGATAGCTTTGCTGCTGTTCT TTACCCGGAATTCTATAGTATCCTTGGATCCCCCTTGGAATAGAATATTCGTAGGAGAGGATGTGACCCTTATATGTAATGGGGACAAATCCTCTGAAGTCAATTCTACTAAGTGGTACCACAATGGTACCATTTCAAATGTGAAAACTTCCAGCTTCGACATCGTGAATGCCACAATCGAGAACAGTGGAGAATATAGATGtcagaacaaaaatttaaaacaaagtaaaCCTGTACACCTGGAAATCTTCAGTG ACTGGCTGCTCCTTCAGGCCTCTGCTGAGGTGGTAGCAGTGGGCAAGCCCATTCTCATCAGGTGCCATGGTTGGAAGAATTGGAATGTCTTTAAAGTGGTCTACTACAAGAATGGCAAAGCCCTCAAGTACTGGTATGAGAACCACAATATCTCCATCGCCCAAGCTAAACTCACAGACAGTGGCAACTATCACTGTGAGGGCATTATAAGGCAGCATAAACGTGCCTCTGATGCTCTCAAAATTACTGTAAAAG CTTCCGAAAACTACCACTGGCTAAGAACTTTTGTTCCATTTCTGGTGGTGATTCTGTTTATTGGGGATACAGGGTTGCTTATCTCAACCCAGAAGGAGTTCACATCTCTCTTGAAGATTAAGAGGACCAGGAAAGGCAACCGAGACCCCAAAGAAAAATGA
- the LOC101441870 gene encoding olfactory receptor 10J3, translated as MLKPNSTMIEFLFEGFSNFGRQPRLVLFVVFLTLYLLTLSGNIIIVTIIHLDRHLHTPMYFFLSFLSISETFYTVAIIPRMLSDLLSPHQPIAIQGCATQLFFYLTFGINNCFLLIAMGYDRYVAICNPLRYSVIMSKRACVQLASGSLGIGLGMAIVQVTSVFSLTFCDNFVISHFFCDVRPLLKLACADTVINEIITFVVSVCVLVLPMGLVFISYVLIITTILKIASADGRKKAFATCASHITVVIIHYGCSSIIYLKPKSQSSLGQDRLISVTYTVITPLLNPVVYSLRNKEVKDALCRAMGRKSFSL; from the coding sequence ATGCTGAAGCCAAACTCCACCATGATTGAGTTCCTCTTTGAAGGTTTCTCCAACTTTGGAAGGCAGCCCAGGCTTGTCCTCTTTGTTGTCTTTCTAACTTTGTACCTGCTAACTCTCTCTGGTAATATTATCATTGTGACCATCATCCATTTGGACCGTCAtctccacacccccatgtacttcttcctgagCTTCTTGTCCATCTCTGAGACCTTCTATACTGTGGCCATCATTCCTCGAATGCTGTCTGACCTCCTGAGTCCTCATCAGCCCATTGCTATCCAAGGCTGTGCCACCCAGCTCTTCTTCTATCTCACTTTTGGCATAAACAACTGCTTTCTGCTCATAGCCATGGggtatgaccgctatgtggccatctgcaacCCCTTACGGTACTCAGTCATCATGAGTAAGAGGGCTTGTGTCCAGCTGGCATCTGGATCACTTGGAATTGGTCTGGGCATGGCAATTGTTCAAGTAACATCTGTGTTCAGCCTGACCTTCTGTGATAACTTTGTCATCTCCCACTTCTTCTGTGATGTGCGACCCTTGCTGAAGCTGGCCTGTGCTGACACCGTGATCAATGAGATCATCACCTTTGTTGTCAGTGTCTGTGTTCTTGTCCTGCCCATGGGCCTGGTCTTCATCTCCTATGTCCTCATTATCACCACTATCCTTAAGATTGCTTCAGCTGACGGTAGGAAGAAGGCATTTGCCACTTGTGCCTCTCATATTACAGTGGTCATCATCCACTATGGCTGTTCCTCTATCATCTACCTCAAGCCTAAGTCCCAGAGTTCTCTGGGGCAGGACAGACTCATCTCAGTAACCTACACTGTCATCACTCCCTTGCTGAACCCTGTCGTATACAGCCTGAGGAACAAGGAGGTCAAAGATGCTCTGTGCCGAGCTATGGGTAGAAAGTCATTCTCTCTTTAG